From Oenococcus sicerae, the proteins below share one genomic window:
- a CDS encoding segregation and condensation protein A, whose protein sequence is MINNELTISLKDFNGPLDLLLHLIRTQELDIFDLPITKVTDQFLHFIDEQLNPSLDSAGEYLYMAATLIKIKSRFLLPTSKTDDDKENEDPRQELVNALVEYQRYQTVIDDMSNLEEHRGLSYTRPVGKIPQNIKVAALSAGVTLKDLQNAFLSIANRQIDLHPRKRKIEQEHFSVADKIQEIKFLFHKTDLPSKLEFNFFFKVSTSSDELITTFLAILELAKDHIIVISQNTENTIFLEKGGYISGN, encoded by the coding sequence GTGATTAATAATGAACTCACAATTTCTCTAAAGGACTTTAATGGCCCGTTAGATCTTCTTCTGCACTTGATTCGAACTCAAGAATTGGATATTTTTGACTTGCCGATCACCAAAGTTACAGATCAATTTTTGCATTTTATTGACGAACAGCTGAATCCTTCGCTAGATTCAGCTGGTGAATATTTGTATATGGCCGCAACTTTGATTAAAATTAAGTCACGTTTTTTATTGCCCACAAGTAAAACTGATGATGATAAAGAAAACGAAGATCCGCGTCAAGAACTTGTTAATGCCTTAGTTGAATATCAACGCTATCAGACAGTTATCGATGATATGTCAAATCTAGAAGAACATCGTGGACTTTCTTATACACGTCCGGTCGGGAAAATTCCTCAAAACATCAAAGTTGCTGCATTATCAGCAGGTGTTACTCTAAAGGATTTGCAAAACGCTTTTTTATCGATCGCTAATCGCCAAATTGATCTGCATCCTCGTAAAAGGAAAATTGAACAAGAACATTTTTCTGTTGCAGATAAAATTCAGGAAATCAAATTCTTGTTTCATAAAACAGATTTACCTTCTAAACTTGAATTTAACTTTTTTTTTAAAGTTTCAACTAGCAGCGATGAACTGATTACAACTTTTTTAGCTATTTTAGAGTTGGCAAAAGACCATATTATTGTAATTAGCCAAAACACTGAGAATACAATATTTTTAGAAAAAGGAGGTTATATTAGTGGAAATTGA
- the cmk gene encoding (d)CMP kinase: MAIKEKLQVAIDGPAGSGKSTVAKIIAKNFAFIYIDTGAMYRAVTLYAKINQIDYENEEQLSEQVATISLTFVPADPVQRVILDGQDVTEAIRSEEITNNVSLVSSYKKIREEMTERQRQMTEGASVVMDGRDIGTTVLPKAQVKIFLVASVEQRAARRFKENQTKGFRVSLEELKDEIILRDYKDSHRLISPLKKASDAVTIDTSYLSIDQVVEKISEIIKTRA; encoded by the coding sequence ATGGCAATTAAAGAAAAGCTTCAAGTCGCAATCGATGGACCTGCAGGTTCCGGCAAATCGACTGTCGCAAAAATCATTGCCAAGAATTTTGCTTTTATCTATATTGATACAGGTGCAATGTATCGTGCTGTAACATTGTACGCGAAAATTAATCAGATTGATTATGAAAATGAAGAACAGTTGTCTGAACAAGTTGCGACAATTTCGCTGACTTTCGTGCCGGCCGATCCTGTTCAAAGAGTGATATTGGATGGACAGGATGTTACAGAGGCTATTCGTTCCGAAGAAATAACAAACAACGTTTCACTTGTTTCTTCTTACAAAAAGATTCGAGAGGAAATGACTGAGCGTCAAAGACAAATGACCGAGGGAGCTTCGGTTGTGATGGACGGTCGGGATATTGGTACGACGGTTTTGCCAAAGGCACAGGTTAAAATTTTTTTGGTTGCGAGCGTTGAACAAAGGGCAGCTCGCCGTTTCAAAGAGAACCAAACTAAAGGTTTTAGAGTTTCCTTAGAAGAATTAAAAGATGAGATCATTTTACGTGATTACAAGGATTCTCACCGCTTGATCAGCCCACTGAAAAAAGCTAGTGATGCAGTTACGATAGATACGAGTTATTTATCAATTGATCAGGTCGTAGAAAAAATATCGGAAATTATCAAAACACGCGCATAG
- a CDS encoding dihydrofolate reductase, with protein sequence MILAIWAQSKNNVIGVDKHLPWSLPDDLKFFRQQTLNKAVVMGRKTFESFGSRPLPKRLNIILTSKQNYQNSDPQVKIVHSPQEAIKLAELNHLDLAVIGGASVYKSFMHLTDKLLVTVVNANIKGDTFAPEIDDNDFRLTATIHHDQDLKHAYSFDFLVYERKNKVDKV encoded by the coding sequence ATGATTTTAGCAATTTGGGCACAATCAAAAAATAACGTGATTGGTGTGGATAAGCATCTGCCTTGGTCCTTGCCGGATGATCTTAAATTTTTTCGTCAGCAGACTTTAAATAAAGCGGTCGTTATGGGCAGAAAGACGTTCGAGTCTTTTGGATCCAGGCCCCTTCCAAAACGTTTAAATATTATCTTGACATCAAAACAAAATTATCAGAATTCAGATCCTCAGGTGAAAATTGTGCATTCACCTCAAGAAGCGATCAAACTAGCTGAATTAAATCATTTGGATCTAGCGGTTATCGGCGGCGCTAGTGTTTACAAAAGCTTCATGCACCTCACAGATAAATTACTTGTGACTGTCGTTAATGCCAATATAAAAGGGGACACTTTCGCGCCAGAAATTGATGATAACGATTTTCGATTAACTGCTACGATTCATCATGATCAAGATCTTAAGCATGCTTATTCCTTTGATTTCTTAGTATATGAAAGGAAAAATAAAGTTGATAAAGTATAA
- the scpB gene encoding SMC-Scp complex subunit ScpB, with the protein MEIDQTAALFALIFIAGDDGIDLQSLSQVTGFDHSAISDLLDDLDQKLAKDKTNPLKLLKNDATYRLITKSDFAALLGRYYQSPIANTLSKASLETLTIIAYKQPVTRVEVDKIRGVNSSGAISRLLSRDLIHGVGRKDEIGRPVIYETTNFFLDYFGLKTITELPKLPDPNTLKNVASTDQTDLFQRPKKNENEN; encoded by the coding sequence GTGGAAATTGATCAAACGGCAGCCTTATTTGCTTTAATTTTTATTGCTGGTGATGACGGCATTGATCTACAAAGCCTCAGTCAAGTAACGGGATTTGATCATTCAGCCATCTCTGATTTGCTTGATGATTTAGATCAAAAATTAGCTAAGGATAAGACAAATCCGCTCAAATTGTTGAAAAATGATGCTACTTACCGTTTGATCACCAAGTCGGACTTTGCCGCTTTACTGGGCAGATATTATCAATCACCGATTGCTAATACGTTATCGAAAGCCAGCTTGGAAACCTTAACGATCATTGCTTACAAGCAGCCGGTCACGCGCGTAGAAGTTGATAAAATACGCGGCGTGAATTCTTCAGGCGCGATCTCCAGACTTTTATCAAGAGACTTGATTCATGGAGTTGGCAGGAAAGACGAAATCGGAAGACCTGTCATTTATGAAACGACTAATTTTTTCTTGGACTATTTTGGCTTAAAAACGATCACAGAACTGCCGAAATTACCAGATCCAAATACTTTAAAAAATGTTGCCAGCACTGACCAGACTGATCTATTCCAACGACCTAAAAAAAATGAAAACGAGAACTAA
- a CDS encoding ECF transporter S component, which translates to MTENRKNLRILMVTVLFAAVSFILIIFPTVPIIPGASFLELEISIVPLLLLAHFYGIKYGLLGLLLRSILYLILLNKGVITWIGLPINIVAVIVFLLVFSVLRKRNIWLAIILATIALTIVAIVVNIFFAIPAYTKFMNFDIDKTIGFWKYIILMILPFNLIEGLVWGIVYYPIEKIFAKIFPNRL; encoded by the coding sequence ATGACTGAAAACAGAAAAAACTTAAGGATACTCATGGTGACAGTACTTTTTGCTGCTGTCAGTTTTATTTTGATTATTTTTCCGACTGTCCCAATCATTCCGGGAGCGAGTTTCCTCGAATTAGAAATTTCTATCGTACCTTTATTGCTATTGGCACATTTTTATGGGATTAAATATGGATTATTAGGTTTATTGCTGCGGTCGATTTTATATTTAATTTTGCTAAACAAAGGCGTCATCACGTGGATCGGACTGCCAATTAACATTGTTGCCGTAATTGTTTTTTTACTAGTTTTTTCAGTACTGAGAAAACGAAATATTTGGTTGGCGATTATTTTAGCTACCATTGCATTGACGATCGTTGCGATTGTCGTCAATATTTTCTTTGCAATTCCTGCATATACCAAATTTATGAATTTTGATATTGACAAAACGATTGGCTTTTGGAAATATATCATTCTCATGATTTTACCTTTCAATTTGATCGAAGGTCTTGTGTGGGGCATAGTATACTATCCGATTGAGAAGATATTCGCAAAAATTTTCCCTAATCGGCTATGA
- a CDS encoding tetratricopeptide repeat protein, translated as MTNYSQQILSNIAKSEFNNQDLMAKAISHDTTEDLISLSDSLLEQGFVDDAKGLLESLQEHHKVNDAGNINLAEIYIDEGDDDAALALIDKISEKSSLYLAAQIDKADLYESEGLLESAEGILLDLQNVSDDPLVRFALTEFYDAEGENGKSAQLYDYLIDQGHERIGDIDLHERLANALASNGEFEESIGEFETVGLKNLSAKENGLLARAYLQVGDEQKAQALLEKNIENEEASLEDYLNLAEALLKEGNIEGQIRSLQLAKNFDPFNIQTRFQLALAQSNAKQYSLSDSELAEIVKKDSSQTQAISLLAYNLLQEKQDDQVLSLLNAHIEDEEIDQHYFWYLGLAYFHLDQQATAEKNFNQVKKYFANEPAFLKDAFFIFKNTDTTQARIFLENYLKLVPDDFEMANYLLS; from the coding sequence ATGACGAATTATTCGCAACAAATTTTATCGAACATTGCCAAGTCTGAATTTAATAATCAAGATTTGATGGCAAAAGCAATCAGCCATGATACAACAGAAGATTTGATCAGTTTATCCGATAGTTTACTTGAACAAGGTTTTGTTGATGATGCAAAAGGCTTGTTAGAGTCGCTGCAGGAACATCACAAAGTGAATGATGCCGGCAATATTAATCTGGCTGAAATTTATATTGACGAAGGTGACGATGATGCTGCGCTAGCTTTGATTGATAAGATTTCCGAAAAAAGTTCACTTTATTTAGCTGCTCAAATTGATAAAGCAGACCTGTATGAGTCGGAGGGACTACTTGAGTCAGCTGAAGGTATCTTGCTAGATTTGCAAAATGTGAGTGATGATCCGCTTGTACGTTTTGCTTTGACAGAATTTTATGATGCTGAAGGTGAAAATGGTAAATCTGCTCAGCTTTATGATTATTTGATTGACCAAGGGCATGAACGAATCGGCGACATTGATTTGCACGAACGTCTTGCCAATGCATTAGCATCAAATGGCGAATTCGAGGAATCGATCGGTGAATTTGAAACTGTTGGTTTAAAAAATCTGTCCGCAAAAGAAAACGGCCTTCTGGCTCGAGCTTATTTGCAAGTCGGCGATGAGCAAAAAGCACAAGCATTGTTAGAAAAAAATATTGAGAATGAAGAGGCAAGCTTAGAAGACTATCTGAATTTGGCTGAAGCCTTGCTAAAAGAAGGCAATATTGAAGGCCAAATTCGCAGTTTGCAATTAGCTAAGAATTTCGATCCTTTTAATATTCAGACACGTTTTCAGTTAGCTTTAGCGCAAAGTAATGCTAAACAATATTCACTCTCGGATTCAGAATTAGCTGAAATTGTTAAAAAAGATTCTTCGCAGACACAAGCTATTAGCTTATTAGCCTATAATTTATTGCAAGAAAAACAGGATGATCAAGTCCTTTCTTTGCTAAATGCGCATATCGAAGATGAGGAAATCGATCAACACTATTTTTGGTATCTTGGTTTAGCTTATTTTCACCTTGATCAACAAGCAACAGCTGAAAAAAATTTCAATCAGGTAAAAAAATATTTCGCCAATGAACCTGCGTTTTTAAAAGATGCTTTTTTCATCTTCAAAAATACCGACACAACACAAGCACGTATATTCCTCGAAAATTATTTAAAATTAGTTCCCGACGATTTTGAAATGGCAAATTATTTACTTTCATGA
- a CDS encoding HU family DNA-binding protein: MANKQELVDSVAKATDLTKKDATAAVDAVFDSIASYLKKGEKVQLIGFGNFEVRDRAARTGRNPQTGAEIQIPASKVPAFKPGKALKDTVK, translated from the coding sequence ATGGCAAATAAGCAAGAATTAGTTGATTCAGTTGCAAAAGCAACCGATCTTACTAAAAAAGATGCGACTGCTGCAGTTGATGCAGTCTTTGATTCAATTGCAAGTTATTTGAAAAAAGGTGAAAAAGTTCAATTAATCGGTTTTGGCAATTTCGAAGTTCGTGATCGAGCAGCTCGTACAGGCCGTAACCCACAAACTGGTGCCGAAATTCAAATTCCTGCATCAAAAGTTCCAGCATTCAAACCTGGAAAAGCATTAAAAGATACTGTTAAGTAA
- the xerD gene encoding site-specific tyrosine recombinase XerD, with protein MLTSEEKFNDLLSDYSTYLRTERGLLENSIKSYHQDLSEFGHYLHQTNTVLTKIDRFTILDWLNQLQQTGKSNNSVVHMVSSLRKFFAYLLEDEKIDVDPMLKVTTPKKNAHLPQVLTTEEIERILAVPDITTKLGLRNRALLETMYATGFRVTEICNLKMADLHADLGLITTIGKGEKQRIIPIGEISLLYIAKYFNESRPLLIKDENVPYLFVNDHGRQLSRQGIFKLIKSFALKANITKDISPHTMRHSFATHLLENGADLRIVQELLGHSDISTTQIYTHVSQKHLKEQYDKFHPRAN; from the coding sequence ATGTTAACTAGTGAGGAAAAATTTAATGATCTTTTGTCTGATTATTCCACTTATTTAAGAACTGAGCGTGGTTTACTGGAAAATTCAATCAAAAGTTATCATCAGGATCTTTCGGAATTTGGTCATTATTTGCATCAAACGAATACTGTGTTAACTAAAATCGATCGTTTTACAATATTAGATTGGTTGAATCAACTGCAGCAGACAGGAAAATCGAATAACTCGGTCGTCCATATGGTCAGTTCGCTGCGTAAGTTTTTTGCTTATTTATTAGAGGATGAAAAAATCGATGTCGATCCCATGCTGAAAGTGACAACACCAAAAAAGAATGCTCATTTGCCTCAGGTTCTGACAACCGAAGAAATCGAAAGGATACTCGCTGTTCCAGATATTACGACTAAGCTTGGCTTAAGAAATCGTGCATTATTGGAAACGATGTATGCAACCGGTTTTCGCGTGACTGAAATCTGTAACTTGAAAATGGCAGACCTGCATGCCGATCTTGGTCTGATCACTACGATTGGAAAAGGAGAGAAACAAAGAATTATTCCAATAGGTGAAATTTCTTTACTTTATATTGCAAAATATTTTAACGAATCTCGACCTTTGTTGATTAAAGATGAGAATGTGCCTTACCTATTTGTCAATGATCATGGTAGACAGCTTTCACGACAGGGCATTTTTAAATTAATTAAAAGTTTTGCTTTAAAAGCCAATATCACAAAGGACATCAGTCCACATACAATGCGTCACTCTTTTGCGACCCATTTGTTGGAAAACGGTGCCGACCTAAGAATTGTCCAAGAGTTATTGGGACATTCGGATATCAGTACAACTCAAATTTATACACACGTCAGTCAAAAACATTTAAAAGAACAATATGATAAATTTCATCCGCGAGCCAATTAA
- the der gene encoding ribosome biogenesis GTPase Der, producing MSKKYTIAIVGRPNVGKSTLFNRIVGVRKAIVDDLSGVTRDRLYEKAEWNGVKFSVIDTGGISSSDDVFVNEIKEQAELAIAEADAIIFVVDGHNGITQDDELVAKVLYQSQHPIYLAVNHLDNIEQHDLIFDFYALGLGDPYPISAVHGIGVGDMLDSIIKDFKENEDTNASDSDDEDQIRIAIIGRPNVGKSSIFNALIKQNRSIISNIEGTTRDAIDAQFVDDQGRVFTITDTAGIRKSGKIIESTEKYSVLRAQMAIESADVILVVIDASTGIQEQDKHIAGLATEEGRAVIIVVNKWDAVEKDNYSMQQFTDNIREEFKFLDYAPIMFVSAKSSQRIDKIPDMVVAVDNNHKMRIQSSILNQTILDAIAVHPTPTRNGKRLRVYYATEVAVAPPTFAIFVNDPKLMHFSYQRYLENQIRENFDFAGTPIRLRIRARK from the coding sequence ATGAGTAAAAAATATACAATTGCAATAGTTGGCCGACCAAACGTCGGTAAATCAACTTTATTTAATCGAATCGTAGGCGTTAGAAAAGCAATCGTTGACGATCTATCAGGTGTTACACGCGATAGATTATATGAAAAGGCAGAATGGAACGGTGTTAAATTCTCCGTAATCGATACAGGCGGAATATCCTCTTCTGACGACGTTTTCGTCAATGAGATAAAGGAACAAGCGGAACTAGCTATTGCGGAAGCAGATGCTATTATTTTCGTTGTCGATGGACATAACGGCATCACGCAAGATGACGAATTAGTTGCCAAAGTTCTCTATCAATCTCAACATCCGATTTATTTAGCGGTCAATCATTTGGATAACATTGAACAGCATGATTTAATTTTTGATTTTTATGCACTTGGGCTTGGCGATCCTTATCCAATTTCAGCAGTTCATGGTATCGGTGTTGGCGACATGCTAGACAGCATCATCAAAGATTTTAAGGAAAACGAAGATACCAATGCTAGTGATTCAGATGATGAAGATCAAATTCGAATTGCGATCATCGGTCGTCCCAATGTTGGAAAATCATCAATTTTTAATGCTTTGATCAAACAAAATCGATCAATTATTAGCAATATAGAGGGAACAACACGTGATGCGATTGATGCACAATTTGTCGATGATCAAGGGCGCGTGTTCACAATTACAGATACGGCCGGAATTAGAAAATCTGGCAAAATTATTGAAAGTACAGAAAAATATTCTGTTTTACGGGCTCAGATGGCGATTGAAAGCGCTGATGTTATTTTGGTTGTTATTGACGCCTCAACTGGTATCCAAGAACAAGATAAACACATTGCTGGGCTAGCAACCGAAGAAGGCAGGGCAGTGATTATCGTTGTCAACAAGTGGGATGCTGTCGAAAAGGATAATTATTCCATGCAACAGTTCACAGATAACATTCGTGAAGAGTTCAAATTTTTGGACTATGCACCAATTATGTTTGTTTCAGCGAAAAGTTCACAAAGAATCGATAAAATTCCTGATATGGTCGTGGCTGTCGATAATAATCACAAAATGCGAATCCAATCATCTATTTTGAATCAAACAATTTTAGATGCCATCGCCGTTCATCCAACACCGACACGTAATGGAAAACGGCTGCGTGTATATTACGCGACCGAAGTAGCTGTGGCGCCGCCAACTTTTGCGATTTTTGTCAATGACCCGAAGTTAATGCATTTTAGTTATCAGCGTTATCTTGAAAACCAAATTAGAGAAAATTTTGATTTTGCCGGAACGCCGATCCGTTTGAGAATTCGAGCAAGAAAATGA
- a CDS encoding CCA tRNA nucleotidyltransferase — protein sequence MKIALTNEFKQAIPLLLHLKEHGFQAYFVGGSVRDVLLHRSKHDVDITTDAKPNEMKAIFKTANHYSGEKHGTVLIFFAGSNYEVTTFRIDGQYLDNRHPETVSFTKNLQDDLSRRDFTINAFAVNEEGELFDYFGGLNDLKNHIIKTVGQAETRFSEDALRILRAFRFSSQLNFEIEEKTLLAGAKIKNNLADIAVERIFSEFSKLLSGDNPSKSLKQMLLLGITDYLPGHQLINDPSALFTDFTGIQSTIDAINWTRFVWFSHLRGEKLNQYLDCWKMSNHLKTQIIKSVNFLSKKAVDNLDLFTIGSDIAIALSAVSRPDQNELKQRYEKLVIHEVSELQITGFDLKKIGIPSGPIFGKIIRNLRKKVILEQLANQKTVLIQEAKNDFSNLGTIKK from the coding sequence ATGAAAATTGCATTAACAAATGAATTCAAACAAGCAATTCCACTATTGCTGCATTTAAAAGAGCATGGTTTTCAAGCTTATTTTGTCGGCGGTTCAGTTCGTGATGTTCTTTTACATCGATCCAAGCATGATGTTGACATCACAACTGATGCCAAACCCAATGAGATGAAGGCGATTTTCAAAACGGCTAACCACTATTCTGGTGAAAAACATGGTACAGTTTTAATTTTTTTTGCTGGCAGCAATTACGAAGTCACCACTTTTCGAATTGATGGTCAATATCTCGACAATCGTCATCCTGAAACTGTCTCATTCACGAAAAACTTGCAAGACGATCTTTCTCGACGTGATTTTACAATCAACGCCTTTGCGGTAAATGAAGAAGGCGAACTTTTCGATTATTTTGGTGGTCTTAATGATCTAAAAAATCACATTATCAAGACCGTTGGTCAAGCGGAAACACGTTTTTCAGAAGATGCTTTGCGAATATTAAGAGCTTTTCGCTTTTCTAGTCAATTAAATTTCGAGATCGAAGAAAAAACGTTACTTGCAGGCGCAAAAATTAAAAATAATTTAGCAGATATCGCTGTGGAAAGAATTTTTTCGGAGTTTTCGAAATTGCTGTCAGGTGACAATCCTTCAAAATCTCTTAAGCAAATGCTGTTATTAGGTATTACGGATTATTTGCCAGGCCACCAGTTGATCAATGACCCGAGCGCTTTATTTACAGACTTTACAGGCATTCAGTCTACAATTGACGCAATTAATTGGACTCGTTTTGTTTGGTTTTCTCATTTGAGGGGCGAAAAATTAAATCAATACCTTGATTGCTGGAAAATGAGTAATCATTTAAAAACACAAATTATTAAATCCGTGAATTTTTTATCAAAGAAAGCAGTTGATAATTTAGATTTATTCACAATTGGTAGTGATATAGCAATCGCTTTGTCCGCAGTTTCTCGACCAGATCAAAACGAATTAAAGCAGCGATACGAAAAATTGGTTATTCACGAAGTTTCAGAACTTCAAATCACAGGTTTTGACTTAAAAAAAATTGGTATTCCATCGGGACCAATTTTCGGTAAAATTATCAGGAATCTAAGAAAAAAGGTGATCTTAGAACAACTCGCAAATCAAAAAACAGTTCTAATTCAGGAGGCGAAAAATGATTTTAGCAATTTGGGCACAATCAAAAAATAA
- a CDS encoding LysM peptidoglycan-binding domain-containing protein produces the protein MSDFQPYNPDKDNNSEEADSRSFSSSSSANKDSLDDMKSYQPFVPDSRFTAQNSESTFAQQAADASSASESDFQSFSRPSSLSTSDDSLFSQPMSSQTTDDPNFQFENNNKQNVFQNFEDSDKTVDSQAPTSFFSSNPYRNFDEQEQQKPLSRASQESEASQNFGQPRNSYNPTDYTKKDQTNIPRTRSKSKSSKTMLSRLSGKAVLTLVAITIIILLANPVIGAIVNRGQNNDKVVNSASSVSKTSSQSSSSTSSNSTQSSSSTSSTASESSSSSAQSSSSSAATTSSYTVKSGDTPYHIASIYGMTVTELYSLNGLATGATLVPGQVLKVNGN, from the coding sequence ATGAGTGATTTTCAACCATATAATCCAGATAAAGACAATAATAGTGAAGAAGCTGATTCCAGATCTTTTAGTTCGTCAAGCAGTGCAAACAAGGACTCTCTTGATGATATGAAATCTTATCAGCCTTTTGTTCCGGACAGTCGTTTTACAGCACAAAATAGTGAAAGTACTTTTGCTCAGCAAGCAGCGGATGCGAGTTCTGCAAGTGAAAGTGATTTTCAATCTTTTAGCAGGCCATCAAGTCTTAGCACCTCAGACGACTCGTTATTTAGCCAGCCGATGAGTTCTCAAACAACTGATGATCCAAATTTTCAGTTTGAAAATAATAATAAACAAAATGTTTTTCAAAATTTTGAAGATTCCGACAAAACTGTTGATTCTCAGGCGCCGACTTCCTTTTTTTCTTCAAACCCTTACAGAAATTTTGACGAGCAAGAGCAGCAGAAGCCACTTTCACGAGCGAGTCAAGAATCAGAAGCATCGCAGAACTTTGGTCAACCACGAAATAGTTATAATCCAACTGATTATACAAAGAAAGACCAAACGAATATTCCACGAACTAGATCAAAAAGCAAGTCGTCAAAAACCATGCTGAGTCGCCTTAGCGGCAAAGCTGTTTTGACGCTTGTTGCCATTACGATTATTATTTTATTGGCAAATCCAGTCATTGGCGCAATTGTTAATCGCGGACAAAACAATGATAAAGTTGTTAATTCTGCTTCATCAGTTTCAAAAACAAGTTCACAAAGTTCCAGCAGCACATCATCGAACAGCACGCAATCATCCAGTTCTACATCGTCTACAGCTAGTGAATCTTCTAGTTCTTCAGCGCAAAGCAGCTCATCTTCTGCTGCTACAACCAGCTCTTATACTGTCAAGAGTGGCGATACACCTTACCATATCGCATCTATATACGGTATGACTGTGACTGAGTTATATTCGTTAAACGGTTTGGCCACTGGAGCGACATTGGTGCCGGGGCAAGTTTTGAAAGTCAATGGCAATTAA
- a CDS encoding pseudouridine synthase yields MTELERLQKRIAKAGIASRRKAEQMIINGRVKVNGKIVVKLGSKVNEKDTISVDDQDISGEKFEYYLLNKPSGYVSSNKSYPDQPSVTELIKTESRIFPVGRLDMDTTGVLLLTNDGDLTQKLTHPKHRIKRTYEAWVKGIVQNTELDQLTKPIRFDNEIYFPQAAKILKTDLNRAETFMEITIAEGKNHEIKKILEFIDHPVIKLNRNMFAGITLGELKSGQYRPLSDQEVKRIKR; encoded by the coding sequence ATGACTGAATTAGAAAGATTACAAAAACGCATCGCTAAAGCAGGTATTGCATCAAGACGCAAAGCGGAGCAAATGATTATCAATGGTCGGGTTAAAGTCAATGGCAAAATTGTCGTCAAACTTGGTAGCAAGGTTAATGAAAAAGATACGATTTCTGTTGATGATCAAGATATTAGTGGGGAAAAGTTTGAATATTATCTGTTAAATAAACCTTCAGGCTATGTATCGTCGAATAAAAGCTATCCAGATCAACCTAGCGTTACAGAACTCATTAAGACTGAGAGCAGAATTTTTCCAGTTGGTCGATTAGATATGGATACGACTGGTGTTTTATTATTGACCAATGATGGTGACTTAACACAAAAGTTGACCCATCCTAAGCACCGAATCAAAAGAACTTATGAAGCTTGGGTCAAAGGTATCGTCCAAAACACCGAATTAGATCAGCTGACCAAGCCGATACGTTTTGATAATGAAATTTACTTTCCACAAGCAGCGAAAATTCTAAAAACTGATCTTAACAGGGCTGAGACTTTCATGGAAATCACAATTGCCGAGGGAAAAAATCATGAAATTAAAAAGATTTTAGAATTCATTGATCATCCTGTCATAAAATTGAACCGTAACATGTTTGCTGGAATTACCTTAGGGGAATTGAAGAGCGGCCAATACCGGCCGTTATCTGATCAAGAAGTTAAGAGGATTAAACGATGA